In Arthrobacter sp. PAMC25284, a single genomic region encodes these proteins:
- a CDS encoding GTPase: MSRHGAARESSRLHSRLEALNDARELAAGALPEEALDEVLEVLDRASSRRSLSAAHTVVGFFGATGSGKSSLFNAVSGAEIATAAARRPTTAEPQAGIWGADDSEPLLDWLEVRNRHHAAPVPGFADEDTGLILLDLPDFDSTRAANREIVQRMVGLVDVLVWVLDPQKYADAAVHNDFLAPLSSHGAVTLVVLNQIDRLPGHDVRPVLESLRGILARDGLGKVQVIGASAVEGTGVDQVRGAIRAAAIRRQALSQRLAADVARSAAMLAEASGTGEAAGVTAASGSRLTAELAVAANVPVVVDAVVRSYRLEAGRRTGWPVTRWLARFRPDPLRRLNLRRDRGTPEVNRTSLPAAGAPERARTDAAVREFADAASEGAPGPWRAAIRGAAREGRERLPDALDQAIASTDLKAARKSWWWSVLNVIQWLALVLAVGGFVWLGLLAVLGYLQLPVPEVPRIEGWPLPTVMIAGGILVGVVLALAAAFIAGAAARARGAAARKRLSAAVGAVAQDLVVEPVALEVSRLASFNAALKMASTD, translated from the coding sequence ATGAGCCGGCACGGCGCCGCCCGCGAATCCTCGCGGCTGCACAGCAGGCTTGAGGCCCTTAACGACGCGCGGGAGCTCGCCGCTGGCGCGCTGCCCGAGGAAGCCCTCGACGAAGTGCTGGAGGTATTGGACCGGGCCAGCTCGCGGCGTTCCCTCTCGGCGGCGCACACCGTGGTGGGCTTCTTCGGCGCCACCGGCAGCGGGAAATCCTCGCTCTTCAACGCCGTCAGCGGCGCGGAGATCGCGACGGCGGCCGCCCGGCGACCGACCACTGCCGAGCCGCAAGCCGGAATCTGGGGAGCCGACGACAGCGAACCGTTGCTCGACTGGCTCGAGGTGCGGAACCGCCACCACGCCGCTCCCGTCCCCGGGTTCGCGGACGAGGATACCGGGCTGATTCTGCTGGACCTGCCGGATTTCGACTCCACGCGGGCGGCCAACCGGGAGATCGTGCAACGGATGGTCGGACTTGTTGATGTCCTCGTGTGGGTCCTGGATCCGCAGAAATACGCCGATGCCGCCGTACACAATGATTTCCTGGCGCCGCTTTCCTCACACGGGGCGGTGACGCTGGTGGTGCTGAACCAGATCGACCGACTGCCCGGGCACGACGTCCGGCCGGTCCTGGAATCGCTCCGCGGCATCCTCGCACGCGACGGCCTGGGCAAAGTGCAGGTCATCGGTGCGTCTGCCGTCGAAGGGACGGGCGTTGACCAGGTCCGTGGTGCCATCCGCGCCGCCGCGATCCGCCGGCAGGCCCTCTCCCAACGGCTCGCCGCCGACGTCGCACGGTCAGCGGCCATGCTCGCCGAGGCCTCGGGGACCGGGGAAGCGGCCGGGGTCACCGCGGCGTCCGGGTCGCGGCTGACGGCGGAGCTGGCGGTCGCAGCGAACGTCCCGGTGGTGGTCGACGCCGTCGTCCGCTCCTACCGGCTGGAAGCCGGGCGCCGCACGGGCTGGCCCGTGACACGGTGGCTCGCGAGGTTCCGGCCGGATCCGCTGCGGCGCCTTAACCTGCGCCGCGACCGCGGCACGCCGGAGGTGAACCGGACATCGCTGCCGGCCGCCGGGGCGCCGGAACGCGCCCGGACCGATGCCGCCGTGCGCGAATTCGCCGATGCCGCGTCCGAAGGCGCCCCCGGTCCCTGGCGCGCCGCCATCCGCGGGGCCGCCCGTGAGGGGCGGGAACGGCTGCCGGATGCCCTGGATCAGGCGATCGCCTCGACGGATCTAAAAGCCGCACGGAAGTCCTGGTGGTGGTCTGTCCTCAACGTCATCCAGTGGCTGGCGCTCGTCCTGGCGGTCGGCGGATTCGTGTGGCTTGGCCTCCTCGCCGTGCTGGGATACCTGCAGTTGCCGGTGCCGGAGGTCCCGCGGATCGAAGGCTGGCCGCTGCCGACCGTCATGATTGCCGGAGGCATCCTGGTGGGCGTTGTGTTGGCGCTCGCGGCAGCGTTCATTGCCGGTGCGGCAGCGCGGGCGCGCGGGGCGGCGGCGCGAAAGCGGCTCAGCGCCGCCGTCGGCGCCGTGGCGCAGGACCTTGTGGTGGAACCGGTTGCCCTTGAGGTCAGCCGGCTGGCGTCCTTCAACGCGGCGCTGAAAATGGCCTCCACGGATTAG
- a CDS encoding DUF1697 domain-containing protein, whose product MTSYAVFLRGINVGGVTIKMADLRNALAPRPFTGVKTLLASGNVVLTSSLDQAGVKDEFESCLRAAFGYDAWVVVLTAARVAELAAACPYPADDASTHTYMTLTSAPETLDELQAAATAAGGTDLTRLGPEALAWLAPAGGTLDSPFGRISAKPKYKAFTTTRNLRTLVKVRDAAAALEGLQ is encoded by the coding sequence GTGACCAGCTACGCGGTGTTTCTGCGGGGCATCAATGTCGGCGGCGTAACCATCAAAATGGCCGACCTCAGGAACGCCCTGGCGCCGCGGCCGTTCACCGGAGTGAAGACACTCCTGGCCAGCGGCAACGTGGTGCTGACCAGCTCCCTGGACCAGGCAGGGGTCAAGGACGAGTTCGAATCCTGCCTCCGCGCTGCCTTCGGCTACGACGCCTGGGTGGTGGTCCTGACAGCCGCCCGCGTCGCGGAACTGGCCGCGGCATGCCCCTACCCGGCCGACGACGCCTCCACCCACACTTATATGACGCTCACCTCGGCCCCGGAGACACTCGACGAACTGCAGGCGGCCGCGACTGCCGCGGGCGGGACCGATCTGACCCGGCTGGGGCCGGAGGCCCTGGCCTGGCTGGCTCCCGCCGGTGGCACCCTGGACAGCCCGTTCGGCCGGATCTCCGCCAAACCGAAGTACAAGGCCTTCACCACCACCCGGAACCTGCGGACGCTGGTGAAGGTCCGGGACGCCGCGGCCGCCCTCGAGGGGCTGCAGTAG
- a CDS encoding IclR family transcriptional regulator — protein MDNSSGVGVIDKAARVLDALEAGPTTLAQLVAATGLARPTVHRLALALVHHRLVSRDIQGRFVLGSRLVELASAAGEDRLIASAGPVLMQLRDATGESAQIFRRQGEWRVCVASAERPIGLRDTIPVGTQLSMKAGSAAQVLLAWEDHDRLLEGLQTARFTPTVLAGVRRRGWGQSLGEREPGVASVSAPVRGPSGRVIAAVSISGPIERLTRQPGRLHAEVVCNAGRVLTEALRKGSD, from the coding sequence ATGGACAATTCTAGCGGCGTCGGTGTCATCGATAAAGCGGCCCGTGTGCTCGACGCACTTGAGGCCGGCCCCACCACCCTGGCGCAGCTCGTGGCCGCCACCGGCCTCGCCCGGCCCACGGTGCACCGGCTCGCGCTGGCACTGGTCCACCACCGCCTGGTCAGCCGCGACATTCAGGGACGCTTCGTCCTCGGCAGCCGGCTTGTGGAGCTTGCCTCCGCCGCGGGGGAAGACCGGCTTATTGCCTCCGCCGGCCCTGTCCTGATGCAATTGCGCGACGCCACCGGCGAGAGCGCCCAGATCTTCCGCCGCCAGGGCGAGTGGCGTGTCTGCGTCGCGTCCGCCGAACGGCCCATCGGCCTGCGCGACACTATCCCGGTGGGCACCCAGCTCTCCATGAAGGCCGGCTCTGCGGCTCAGGTTCTGCTGGCATGGGAAGACCACGACCGGCTGCTCGAGGGTCTGCAGACCGCCCGCTTCACCCCTACGGTCCTTGCCGGCGTCCGCCGCCGCGGCTGGGGGCAGAGCCTCGGCGAGCGCGAACCGGGCGTCGCCTCCGTGTCGGCTCCCGTCCGCGGGCCGTCCGGCCGGGTGATCGCAGCGGTCTCCATCTCCGGCCCGATCGAACGGCTCACCCGCCAGCCGGGCCGGCTGCACGCCGAGGTGGTCTGCAACGCCGGCCGGGTCCTCACCGAGGCCCTGCGCAAGGGCAGCGACTGA
- the leuC gene encoding 3-isopropylmalate dehydratase large subunit, with product MAKTLAEKVWDAHVVRKGDGEGVNAQPDLLFIDLHLVHEVTSPQAFEGLRLAGRKLRRPDLTIATEDHNTPTLDIDKPIADLTSRTQIQTLRNNCKEFGVRLHSLGDAEQGIVHVVGPQLGLTQPGMTVVCGDSHTSTHGAFGALAMGIGTSEVEHVMATQSLSLKPFKTMAINVEGTLRPGVSAKDIILAVIAKIGTGGGQGYVLEYRGSAIRALSMDARMTICNMSIEAGARAGMVAPDQTTYDFMFGRPHAPQGADWDAAVEHWSTLQTDEGAVFDVEVDLDADTLEPFVTWGTNPGQGVSLSGNVPSPEDFGDENAKAAAERALQYMDLQAGTPMKEIRVDTVFLGSCTNSRMEDLRAAADIIRGRTKDPNVRMLVVPGSARVRLEAEAEGLDKVFKDFGAEWRFAGCSMCLGMNPDQLEPGERCASTSNRNFEGRQGKGGRTHLVSPVVAAATAVRGTLSSPSDLEPAPESAAIRIDAA from the coding sequence GTGGCAAAGACACTGGCCGAGAAAGTTTGGGACGCGCACGTGGTGCGCAAGGGCGACGGCGAAGGAGTCAACGCCCAGCCAGACCTTCTCTTCATCGACCTCCACCTGGTGCACGAGGTGACGTCCCCGCAGGCCTTTGAAGGACTGCGCCTGGCCGGCCGCAAACTGCGCCGCCCGGACCTCACCATCGCAACGGAAGACCACAACACTCCCACGCTGGATATCGACAAGCCTATCGCCGATCTGACCAGCCGGACCCAGATCCAGACCCTGCGCAACAACTGCAAGGAGTTTGGCGTCCGGCTGCACTCGCTCGGCGACGCCGAGCAGGGGATTGTCCATGTGGTGGGGCCGCAGCTGGGCCTGACCCAGCCGGGCATGACCGTCGTCTGCGGCGACTCGCACACCTCCACCCACGGTGCGTTCGGCGCGCTGGCAATGGGCATCGGCACGTCCGAAGTCGAACACGTGATGGCGACCCAGTCGCTTTCGCTCAAGCCGTTCAAGACGATGGCCATCAATGTCGAAGGCACCCTGCGTCCGGGCGTCTCGGCGAAGGACATCATCCTGGCCGTCATTGCCAAGATCGGCACCGGCGGCGGGCAGGGCTACGTGCTCGAATACCGCGGCTCCGCGATCCGGGCGCTGTCCATGGATGCCCGGATGACGATCTGTAACATGTCCATCGAGGCCGGCGCTCGAGCCGGTATGGTGGCCCCGGACCAGACCACGTACGACTTTATGTTTGGCCGCCCGCACGCACCCCAGGGTGCCGACTGGGATGCCGCCGTCGAGCACTGGAGCACCCTGCAGACCGACGAAGGCGCCGTGTTCGACGTCGAGGTGGACCTCGACGCCGACACCCTGGAACCGTTCGTCACGTGGGGGACCAACCCCGGCCAGGGCGTGTCGCTCTCCGGCAACGTGCCCTCACCCGAGGACTTCGGCGACGAGAACGCCAAGGCCGCCGCTGAACGCGCCCTGCAGTACATGGATCTTCAAGCCGGCACCCCGATGAAGGAGATTCGGGTGGACACGGTCTTCCTGGGTTCCTGCACCAATTCCCGGATGGAAGACCTCCGGGCAGCCGCGGACATCATCCGCGGGCGGACCAAGGACCCCAACGTGCGCATGCTGGTGGTTCCCGGCTCTGCCCGCGTCCGCCTCGAAGCCGAGGCCGAGGGCCTGGACAAGGTGTTCAAGGACTTTGGCGCCGAGTGGCGCTTCGCCGGCTGCTCGATGTGCCTGGGCATGAACCCGGACCAGCTGGAGCCGGGGGAGCGCTGCGCCTCCACCTCGAACCGGAACTTTGAGGGACGCCAGGGCAAGGGTGGCCGCACGCACCTGGTCTCACCGGTCGTGGCGGCAGCCACGGCGGTGCGCGGCACGCTGAGCTCGCCGTCGGACCTGGAGCCCGCTCCGGAGTCCGCCGCCATCCGTATCGACGCAGCGTAG
- the leuD gene encoding 3-isopropylmalate dehydratase small subunit: protein MEKFTTHTGIGVPLRQSNVDTDQIIPAVYLKRITRTGFEDALFAAWRKDPSFILNTEPFSSGSVLVAGPDFGTGSSREHAVWALKDYGFKTVLSSRFADIFRGNSGKQGLLAAELAQDDIELVWKELENNPGIEVTVDLVSKTVQCGTIVAPFQIDDYTRWRLLEGLDDIGLTLQHETDITAFEATRPGFMPKTLPAKLS from the coding sequence ATGGAAAAGTTCACCACCCACACCGGAATCGGCGTTCCGCTGCGTCAGAGCAACGTCGACACCGACCAGATCATCCCCGCCGTCTACCTCAAGCGGATCACGCGCACCGGCTTCGAGGACGCACTCTTCGCTGCCTGGCGGAAGGACCCGTCCTTCATCCTGAACACGGAGCCGTTCAGCTCCGGTTCAGTGCTGGTGGCCGGCCCTGACTTCGGCACCGGGTCCTCCCGTGAACACGCCGTCTGGGCGCTGAAGGACTACGGCTTCAAAACAGTCCTGTCCTCACGCTTCGCGGATATTTTCCGCGGCAACTCCGGCAAGCAGGGACTGCTCGCCGCCGAACTGGCCCAGGACGACATCGAACTCGTCTGGAAAGAGCTCGAGAATAACCCCGGCATCGAGGTCACCGTGGATCTGGTCTCCAAGACTGTCCAGTGCGGGACCATCGTGGCGCCGTTCCAGATTGACGACTACACCCGCTGGCGTTTGCTCGAGGGCCTGGACGACATTGGTCTGACCCTTCAGCATGAGACAGATATCACGGCGTTTGAGGCCACCCGCCCCGGGTTTATGCCCAAGACGCTGCCCGCCAAACTGTCCTAA
- the murA gene encoding UDP-N-acetylglucosamine 1-carboxyvinyltransferase, producing the protein MSSVLTIRGGVPLTGRVTVRGAKNLVPKAMVAALLGNEPSVLRNVPEIKDVEVVTSLLQLHGVTVDKDPVTGDLTLDPKGAKTASSTAIDAHAGDSRIPILLCGPLIHAIGEAFIPDLGGCKIGDRPIDYHLNVLRQFGAVVEKRPGGIHISAPHGLKGAKIALPYPSVGATEQVLLSATRAEGITELSGAATEPEIVDLIAVLQKMGAIISVQTDRTIRIEGVRDLGGYNHRALSDRNESASWASAALVTRGDIFVEGATQRDMMTFLNTYRKVGGGMDIGDDGIRFYHHGGKLNPLVLETDVHPGFMTDWQQPLIVALTQAEGVSIVHETVYENRFGFTDALIRMGANIQVHRECLGSVPCRFGQRNFLHSAVISGPSQLKGTDIDVPDLRGGFSHLIAALAATGTSRVTGIDIINRGYERFTEKLAGLGADFDITTAK; encoded by the coding sequence ATGAGTAGTGTTCTGACAATCCGCGGAGGCGTCCCGCTGACCGGCCGTGTCACCGTTCGCGGGGCCAAAAATTTGGTCCCGAAGGCGATGGTGGCTGCGCTGCTGGGCAACGAGCCGTCAGTGTTGCGCAACGTTCCCGAAATCAAGGACGTTGAGGTTGTCACAAGCCTGCTCCAGCTCCATGGCGTCACGGTCGATAAAGACCCGGTCACGGGAGACCTGACCCTCGATCCCAAGGGTGCGAAGACCGCCTCCAGCACCGCGATCGATGCCCACGCGGGCGATTCGCGCATCCCGATCCTGCTCTGCGGGCCGCTGATCCACGCCATCGGCGAAGCCTTCATCCCGGACCTTGGCGGCTGCAAGATCGGCGACCGCCCCATTGATTACCACCTCAACGTCCTGCGCCAGTTCGGCGCCGTGGTGGAAAAACGACCCGGCGGAATCCACATCTCCGCCCCCCACGGGCTCAAGGGCGCAAAAATCGCGTTGCCGTACCCGTCTGTGGGCGCCACGGAGCAGGTTCTGCTCAGCGCCACGCGGGCCGAAGGCATCACCGAACTTTCCGGCGCGGCCACGGAGCCTGAGATCGTGGATCTCATCGCCGTGCTGCAGAAGATGGGCGCGATCATCAGCGTCCAGACGGACCGGACCATCAGAATTGAAGGCGTCCGGGATCTGGGCGGCTACAACCACCGCGCACTCTCTGACCGTAACGAATCCGCCTCCTGGGCGTCGGCGGCACTGGTGACCCGTGGCGATATTTTTGTCGAAGGCGCCACGCAGCGCGACATGATGACGTTCCTGAACACCTACCGCAAGGTTGGCGGGGGAATGGACATTGGCGACGACGGCATCCGCTTCTACCACCATGGCGGCAAGCTCAACCCACTCGTCCTCGAAACGGATGTGCACCCGGGCTTTATGACGGACTGGCAGCAGCCGCTGATTGTAGCCCTGACCCAGGCCGAGGGGGTGTCGATTGTGCACGAGACCGTCTACGAGAACCGCTTCGGGTTCACCGACGCGCTGATAAGGATGGGCGCCAACATCCAGGTCCACCGTGAATGCCTCGGTAGTGTCCCGTGCCGCTTCGGCCAGCGCAACTTCCTGCATTCAGCCGTGATTTCGGGGCCGTCGCAGCTCAAGGGTACCGACATCGATGTGCCGGATCTGCGCGGCGGCTTCAGCCACCTCATTGCCGCCCTGGCAGCTACCGGAACCTCGCGTGTGACCGGAATCGACATCATCAACCGCGGCTACGAGCGTTTTACCGAGAAGCTAGCCGGCCTCGGTGCCGACTTCGACATCACCACAGCCAAGTAA
- a CDS encoding 1-acyl-sn-glycerol-3-phosphate acyltransferase, which yields MKESATSHTTFVIVAAIVRPVLNLLMNKKWEGLEKLPAGGFIAVPNHCTEIDPLVVAHMLYNQKRMPHFLAKAGLFKVPVLRAVLRNTKQIPVERSSAGANRSLQLAKEVVDEGGAIIIYPEGTLTRDPDLWPMRGHTGAARMALESGIPLVPMAHWGAHEVFPRYAKRFHIFPRKTSRLVVGEPVDLSAFAGRTLDKATLTEATNVIMEAITGLLAGLRGEEPPAQRWDPSAHNQSTHGRFGERGGASEGKTARKSGPDNIIGDSTE from the coding sequence GTGAAAGAATCGGCCACGAGCCACACTACTTTCGTCATCGTTGCCGCCATTGTCCGGCCAGTCTTGAATTTGCTGATGAACAAGAAGTGGGAGGGGCTCGAGAAGCTCCCGGCCGGTGGCTTTATTGCCGTGCCCAACCACTGCACCGAGATCGATCCGCTGGTGGTAGCCCACATGCTCTATAACCAGAAGAGGATGCCACACTTCCTGGCCAAGGCGGGCCTCTTCAAGGTTCCCGTGCTCCGCGCTGTCCTGCGCAATACGAAGCAGATCCCGGTGGAGCGTTCGTCGGCAGGGGCCAACCGCTCCCTGCAACTCGCCAAGGAAGTCGTGGATGAGGGTGGCGCCATCATCATTTATCCGGAGGGAACGCTAACCCGCGATCCGGACCTGTGGCCGATGCGCGGACACACCGGAGCTGCAAGGATGGCTCTGGAGAGCGGCATCCCACTTGTGCCCATGGCCCATTGGGGCGCCCATGAGGTCTTTCCCCGCTATGCCAAGCGCTTCCACATTTTCCCGCGGAAGACATCCCGTCTGGTTGTGGGGGAACCCGTGGACCTTAGCGCCTTCGCCGGCCGGACCTTAGACAAGGCGACGCTCACCGAGGCGACCAACGTGATCATGGAGGCCATCACAGGCCTCCTCGCGGGATTGCGCGGCGAAGAGCCGCCGGCCCAGCGTTGGGACCCGTCAGCGCACAACCAATCCACACACGGCCGCTTCGGTGAGCGCGGCGGTGCATCCGAAGGCAAGACCGCCCGCAAGAGCGGTCCAGACAACATCATTGGGGACAGTACGGAATGA
- a CDS encoding NAD(P)H-dependent glycerol-3-phosphate dehydrogenase: MTVNLERGESAATVAVLGAGSWGTTFAKIVADAAAASDVDRQILLWGRRPEVVEQINTLHRNRQYLKDIALPESIRASTDVAEVLGDAELIILAVPAQTLRLQLREWKHLVRPGAFVVSLMKGLELHTDSRMSEVICEELGIPASQVAVVSGPNLAMEIAREEPTASVVACPDKEAAAWIARSCTAPYFRPYTTTDVTGVEIGGIVKNIIALAVGICEGKQMGDNTKASVITRGLAETSRLSLALGGDARTMAGLAGLGDLVATCSSPLSRNHTAGRLLGKGLTLDEVTAEMNQTAEGIKSSQAVHELAGKLGVEMPITAAVVAVLDGKLSVDQLGPLLLSRDLKSEGDY, translated from the coding sequence ATGACCGTCAATCTTGAACGGGGGGAATCGGCCGCCACAGTCGCCGTCCTCGGCGCAGGCTCGTGGGGGACGACGTTTGCGAAGATCGTCGCCGACGCGGCCGCCGCCTCCGACGTCGACCGCCAGATCCTGTTGTGGGGCCGGCGCCCGGAAGTCGTGGAACAGATCAATACGCTGCACCGCAACCGGCAGTACCTCAAGGACATCGCCCTGCCGGAGAGCATCAGGGCATCGACCGACGTCGCGGAGGTGCTCGGCGACGCCGAACTCATCATCCTGGCCGTTCCGGCGCAGACCCTGCGGCTCCAGCTGCGCGAATGGAAGCACCTCGTTCGGCCCGGCGCATTTGTGGTGTCCCTCATGAAGGGCCTCGAACTGCACACCGACTCCCGCATGAGTGAAGTGATCTGCGAAGAGCTGGGAATTCCTGCCAGCCAGGTGGCTGTGGTCTCCGGACCCAACCTGGCCATGGAGATCGCCCGGGAAGAGCCCACGGCATCCGTGGTGGCGTGCCCGGATAAGGAAGCGGCGGCCTGGATCGCGCGCAGCTGCACGGCACCGTACTTCCGGCCGTACACCACCACTGATGTGACGGGCGTTGAAATTGGCGGGATCGTCAAGAACATCATTGCTTTGGCTGTCGGGATCTGCGAAGGCAAGCAGATGGGGGACAACACGAAGGCCTCGGTCATCACGCGGGGCCTCGCGGAAACTTCACGGCTGAGTTTGGCACTGGGCGGCGACGCCCGGACGATGGCCGGACTGGCCGGGCTGGGCGATCTCGTGGCGACGTGCTCCTCGCCGCTGTCCCGGAACCACACCGCGGGACGGCTGCTGGGCAAGGGCCTGACCCTCGATGAGGTCACCGCCGAAATGAACCAGACGGCCGAAGGCATCAAGTCGAGCCAGGCTGTCCACGAACTCGCCGGGAAACTCGGCGTCGAAATGCCTATTACGGCGGCCGTGGTGGCCGTGCTGGACGGAAAACTGTCCGTCGACCAACTGGGTCCGTTGCTGCTGTCACGGGATCTGAAATCTGAAGGCGATTACTGA
- a CDS encoding D-alanine--D-alanine ligase family protein: protein MPTNTTEKGRSGQSKPRVAVLFGGRSSEHAVSCVTAAGVLGAIDQDKYEVIPIGIAKTGQWVLASGDTAQWSLSASSLPEVAPSAQTVTLAEIGGEHQLIVASTDEVPKELGTVDVVFPLLHGPFGEDGTIQGLLELSDTRYVGAGVLASAVGMDKHFMKVVFESAGLHVGPYIAVTDRQWRNDPELVRKRVDQLGFPVFVKPSRAGSSMGISKVDAMEHLDAAIEAAREHDPKLVIEAGIVGREIECAVLEGRGTDAPRTSMPGEISVAGGGHEFYDFNAKYVEDGAAALSCPADIPEEAIIRVRDLAAIAFDAVGAEGLSRVDFFYTPDGELIINEINTMPGFTPKSMYPQMWAASGLGYAELIDELISLALNRKTGLR, encoded by the coding sequence ATGCCGACAAATACGACCGAAAAAGGCCGGTCCGGCCAGTCCAAACCACGGGTGGCTGTGCTGTTCGGCGGACGCTCCAGCGAACACGCGGTCAGCTGCGTTACGGCGGCCGGCGTGCTCGGCGCGATCGACCAGGACAAATACGAGGTCATTCCCATCGGGATCGCCAAGACCGGACAATGGGTGCTGGCCTCCGGCGACACGGCGCAGTGGTCGCTGTCTGCGTCGTCGCTGCCCGAAGTGGCGCCCTCTGCGCAGACCGTAACGCTGGCCGAAATCGGCGGAGAACACCAACTGATCGTCGCCTCCACGGACGAGGTCCCGAAGGAACTCGGTACCGTCGACGTCGTCTTCCCGCTGCTGCACGGGCCCTTCGGCGAGGACGGGACCATCCAGGGCCTGCTGGAACTCTCCGACACGCGCTACGTAGGGGCCGGCGTACTGGCATCCGCCGTCGGCATGGACAAGCACTTCATGAAAGTGGTCTTCGAATCGGCGGGCCTTCACGTGGGGCCCTACATCGCCGTGACGGACCGGCAGTGGCGCAATGACCCGGAGCTCGTCCGCAAACGGGTGGACCAGCTCGGCTTCCCGGTGTTCGTTAAGCCGTCCCGCGCCGGTTCGTCGATGGGTATCTCCAAAGTTGACGCCATGGAGCACCTTGACGCCGCGATTGAGGCGGCACGCGAGCACGATCCCAAGCTGGTCATTGAAGCCGGAATAGTCGGACGGGAGATTGAATGCGCCGTGCTGGAAGGCCGCGGAACCGATGCGCCGCGGACATCCATGCCGGGGGAGATTTCGGTTGCCGGCGGCGGACACGAATTCTACGACTTCAACGCCAAATACGTGGAGGATGGCGCCGCAGCGCTGAGCTGCCCGGCGGACATCCCCGAGGAAGCGATCATCCGGGTCCGTGATCTGGCGGCCATCGCGTTCGACGCCGTTGGCGCCGAAGGCCTGAGCCGGGTGGATTTCTTCTACACGCCCGACGGCGAACTGATCATCAACGAAATCAACACCATGCCAGGTTTTACTCCCAAGAGCATGTACCCGCAGATGTGGGCTGCCTCAGGCCTGGGCTACGCGGAACTGATTGATGAGCTCATTTCGCTGGCGCTGAACCGCAAGACAGGCCTGCGGTAG
- a CDS encoding DUF3515 family protein, with product MQLLRPRLTARLLTCAAIAAATATALSACSPVVDVTPAQDAANAACAPMMVALPDAIGDAKLRKTNAQATAAWGDPSLVILRCGVNVPGPTTDRCVSVNDVDWVIKEGDPVWTLTTYGREPATEILMDPNKISSATVLADLAPSARKIPPTRNCVGQQDLAGLPTSK from the coding sequence ATGCAGCTTCTCCGCCCCCGCCTGACCGCCCGCCTGCTGACGTGCGCCGCCATTGCCGCAGCCACCGCTACGGCCTTGAGCGCGTGTTCTCCTGTGGTGGATGTCACTCCGGCGCAGGACGCGGCGAACGCCGCCTGTGCACCCATGATGGTGGCGCTGCCCGACGCCATTGGGGACGCAAAACTTCGCAAGACCAATGCCCAGGCAACGGCGGCCTGGGGTGATCCGTCACTGGTGATCCTGCGTTGCGGCGTCAACGTACCGGGACCCACGACGGACCGCTGCGTGAGCGTCAATGATGTTGATTGGGTGATCAAGGAAGGTGACCCGGTCTGGACACTCACCACCTATGGCCGCGAACCAGCCACGGAGATCCTGATGGACCCGAACAAAATCAGCTCGGCCACGGTGCTGGCAGATCTTGCCCCGTCCGCCCGGAAGATCCCGCCGACACGGAATTGCGTGGGCCAGCAGGACCTCGCCGGCCTCCCGACCAGCAAGTAG